A window from Mycolicibacterium tokaiense encodes these proteins:
- a CDS encoding ABC transporter substrate-binding protein: MRSTSRRQLSVLCAALLATAATACGNGVGGGGDATPEQSGTAGGASESQSAIPDNAGLIAEIEADEALSAGLPPEVVQSKTVNIGSNIQSAPNNFYATDGTTPIGYEVDLAKAIGAKLGVEMAYQDMAFGSLITSLQSGRIDMTMAGMNDTKERQQQIDFVDYFSSGITIMVQKDNPQDITGPDALCGKAVAVVQGTSHQKFAAAQSEKCAQEGQPPVNVTATDSDTQNQNQLRTGRVAAILNDLPSAVYISRTAADGNAFEVVPGPPIEGGPYGIGFAKTDPALRDSVEKALAELMADGTYTQILESWGVEEGALTEPAINGG; the protein is encoded by the coding sequence ATGCGATCAACGTCACGTCGTCAGCTCAGCGTGCTGTGCGCTGCCCTGCTCGCCACCGCTGCCACTGCCTGCGGCAACGGTGTCGGCGGAGGCGGCGACGCCACGCCGGAACAATCCGGGACGGCGGGCGGTGCGTCGGAAAGCCAGTCGGCGATACCCGATAACGCCGGCCTGATCGCGGAGATCGAGGCGGATGAGGCACTCTCGGCCGGACTTCCGCCTGAAGTGGTGCAGTCCAAGACCGTGAACATCGGCTCCAACATCCAGTCCGCTCCCAACAACTTCTACGCCACGGACGGAACCACCCCGATCGGCTACGAGGTGGATCTCGCCAAGGCCATCGGCGCCAAACTGGGTGTCGAGATGGCCTACCAGGACATGGCCTTCGGTTCGCTGATCACCAGCCTGCAATCCGGGCGCATCGACATGACGATGGCCGGTATGAACGACACCAAAGAACGTCAACAGCAGATCGACTTCGTCGACTACTTCTCGTCCGGGATCACGATCATGGTGCAGAAGGACAACCCGCAGGACATCACCGGTCCAGATGCCCTGTGCGGCAAAGCTGTTGCCGTGGTCCAAGGGACCAGCCACCAGAAGTTCGCTGCGGCGCAGAGCGAGAAATGCGCGCAGGAGGGTCAGCCGCCGGTGAACGTCACCGCCACCGACAGCGATACGCAGAACCAGAATCAGCTGCGCACCGGGCGCGTCGCCGCCATCCTCAACGACCTGCCCAGCGCGGTGTACATCTCCAGGACCGCCGCGGACGGAAACGCTTTCGAGGTGGTACCCGGGCCGCCCATCGAAGGCGGACCGTACGGAATCGGCTTCGCCAAAACCGATCCTGCCCTGCGTGATTCGGTGGAAAAGGCGCTCGCCGAGCTGATGGCCGACGGTACGTACACGCAGATCCTGGAGAGCTGGGGCGTGGAAGAGGGCGCTCTGACGGAGCCGGCGATCAATGGCGGCTGA
- a CDS encoding amino acid ABC transporter ATP-binding protein, with amino-acid sequence MSDPLLRAVGIRKSYGHNEVLRGIDLEVHRGQVVCLLGPSGAGKSTFLRCLNHLETIDAGQVWVDGKPIGFALRGGKLHELREREVAKQRRDIGMVFQRFNLFGHRTALENVTEGPIRVLGVAAEVARKEGLALLDRVGLADRGDAYPAQLSGGQQQRVAIARSLAMKPKLMLFDEPTSALDPELVGEVLSVMNSLAQEGMTMVVVTHEISFAAEAADEIVFMADGAVVETGPPQRVLKNPEHERTRQFLARVLA; translated from the coding sequence GTGTCTGACCCACTGCTGCGGGCCGTCGGCATCCGAAAGAGCTACGGCCACAACGAAGTACTCCGCGGAATCGATCTGGAGGTCCACCGCGGCCAGGTGGTGTGCCTGCTCGGCCCGTCGGGCGCCGGAAAGAGTACATTCCTGCGGTGCCTGAACCATCTCGAGACCATCGACGCCGGCCAGGTGTGGGTGGACGGCAAGCCCATCGGATTCGCACTGCGCGGCGGGAAACTCCATGAACTGCGCGAACGTGAAGTCGCCAAGCAGCGCCGAGACATCGGCATGGTGTTCCAGCGGTTCAACCTGTTCGGACACCGCACCGCCCTGGAGAACGTCACGGAGGGGCCGATCCGCGTCCTCGGCGTCGCTGCCGAGGTGGCACGCAAGGAGGGCCTGGCGCTACTGGACCGGGTGGGCTTGGCCGACCGCGGCGACGCCTATCCGGCGCAACTGTCCGGGGGCCAGCAGCAACGGGTGGCGATCGCCCGATCGTTGGCGATGAAGCCGAAGCTGATGCTGTTCGACGAGCCCACCTCCGCGCTGGATCCCGAGCTGGTGGGCGAGGTGCTCTCGGTGATGAATTCGCTTGCCCAGGAAGGGATGACCATGGTGGTGGTGACTCACGAGATCAGCTTCGCCGCCGAAGCCGCCGATGAGATCGTGTTCATGGCCGACGGCGCCGTGGTGGAGACCGGCCCCCCGCAGCGCGTGCTGAAGAACCCGGAACACGAACGCACACGCCAGTTCTTGGCTCGGGTGCTCGCGTGA
- a CDS encoding amino acid ABC transporter permease yields MAAEPLPDGPLPIVRLRHWGRWVSAVIILGLLVGLIVTLAEAQIQWASVPDFVIYRVMIVGLVNTVILAVVAQTLAIVIGIVIALMRRSANPVAVWFASAYIWLFRGLPVLLQILIWYNLALVIPTISIPLPFGGYLLNEPTNVLVSAFTAALLGLALNESAYMAEIVRAGLNSVDSGQTEAAKSIGMSPGLTLRRVVLPQAMRVIIPPTGNDFVDMLKGTSIASVIGVTELLHAANNISSNNLLVMETLFAAAVWYMAVVTVAGFGQHYLERRFGGTERSAAAQAARALRAIPLTRSARV; encoded by the coding sequence ATGGCGGCTGAGCCACTGCCCGATGGGCCCCTGCCCATCGTTCGCCTGCGGCACTGGGGACGATGGGTCAGCGCGGTCATCATCCTCGGCCTGCTCGTCGGCCTGATCGTCACGCTCGCCGAGGCGCAGATCCAGTGGGCGTCGGTGCCGGACTTCGTGATCTACCGCGTGATGATCGTCGGTCTGGTCAACACGGTGATCCTCGCGGTGGTGGCCCAGACGCTGGCCATCGTCATCGGCATCGTGATCGCGCTGATGCGGCGCAGCGCCAACCCGGTGGCAGTGTGGTTCGCCTCCGCCTACATCTGGCTGTTCCGCGGTCTGCCGGTGCTGCTCCAGATCCTGATCTGGTACAACCTGGCTCTGGTGATCCCGACGATCTCGATCCCGTTGCCGTTCGGCGGTTACCTGCTCAATGAGCCCACCAACGTCCTGGTGAGTGCCTTCACCGCCGCCTTGCTGGGGCTGGCCCTCAACGAAAGCGCCTACATGGCCGAGATCGTGCGCGCCGGGCTCAACAGCGTGGACAGCGGGCAGACCGAGGCGGCGAAGTCCATCGGCATGAGTCCGGGCCTGACGCTGCGCCGGGTGGTGCTGCCCCAGGCGATGCGGGTGATCATCCCGCCCACCGGCAACGATTTTGTGGACATGCTCAAGGGCACGTCCATCGCCTCGGTGATCGGGGTGACCGAACTGCTCCACGCGGCCAACAACATCTCGTCCAACAACCTGCTGGTGATGGAGACCCTGTTCGCCGCCGCCGTCTGGTACATGGCGGTGGTGACGGTCGCCGGATTCGGACAGCACTATCTGGAGCGCAGATTCGGGGGTACCGAACGCAGCGCCGCCGCGCAGGCCGCCCGAGCGTTGCGCGCCATCCCGCTGACCAGGAGCGCCCGTGTCTGA
- a CDS encoding aminotransferase class V-fold PLP-dependent enzyme translates to MKPLSPRYQLQFSEPEGYLDFARFGPPSHAVLDTTARLLEKATHAGPATVDELMREETRAKAAAARLCRSDIDHIVLLPNTSLGLMQAAFNAPVGSTVLVSEAEFPANTYPWARAEQAGRLTVRQLPGGFVTADRVAEALTDDISMVSVSAVDFRTGYRADLAALRDVIGDRLLVVDAIQGFGVIEEPWEVADILVVGGQKWLRSGWGTGFAMLSDRMADQMDPILSGWTGARDPGLFDNEIHPADYTAAAWSISNLSPVTSGAFAAGLELAEEAGVGEIGAQIEMRVNALEDALLSSGAEIVSARRRRAGILAFTVPEHTAEQVGAALTAGGIAATIRPEHVRLSPHATTSLEVVDRLRAALGSLATPSRVEVTTPASPAGAVTHELLASFIPAVHGLAAMLGPGNEVLLHDFSRLPDSIAAIAGDLTHRTVGGPMTDLLLGLIRRGTTQDLINYRTNNPDGRPIRSSTVFLRDADGVAIGCLCVNSELSESVSEVPPDRAESFPPDVDSLQRFLVDRAITKVGIEPAQMKKQHKAAVVRELDEAGFFLIRDSVDHVAGQLDVTRYTIYNYLNEVRADTTAPGA, encoded by the coding sequence GTGAAACCCCTGTCTCCGCGCTACCAGCTGCAGTTCTCCGAGCCGGAGGGCTATCTGGACTTCGCCCGGTTCGGTCCGCCGTCGCACGCCGTCCTGGACACCACGGCCAGGCTGTTGGAGAAGGCAACCCATGCGGGCCCGGCCACCGTCGACGAACTGATGCGCGAAGAGACCCGCGCCAAGGCCGCCGCCGCCCGACTGTGCCGCAGCGACATCGACCACATCGTGTTGCTGCCGAACACCAGCCTGGGCCTGATGCAGGCGGCGTTCAACGCCCCGGTCGGCAGCACCGTGCTGGTCTCGGAGGCCGAGTTCCCCGCCAACACCTACCCGTGGGCCCGCGCGGAGCAGGCCGGGCGGCTGACTGTCCGTCAGCTGCCGGGCGGCTTCGTGACGGCCGACCGGGTGGCCGAGGCACTGACCGACGACATCTCCATGGTCTCGGTCAGCGCGGTCGACTTCCGTACCGGCTACCGGGCCGACCTCGCCGCACTGCGCGACGTCATCGGCGACCGCCTGCTGGTGGTGGACGCCATCCAGGGCTTCGGCGTGATCGAGGAGCCCTGGGAGGTGGCCGACATCCTGGTGGTCGGCGGGCAGAAATGGTTGCGCTCAGGGTGGGGCACCGGGTTCGCGATGCTGTCGGACCGGATGGCCGACCAGATGGATCCGATCCTGTCCGGCTGGACCGGTGCGCGCGACCCCGGCCTGTTCGACAACGAGATCCACCCCGCGGACTACACCGCGGCCGCGTGGTCGATCTCGAACCTGAGCCCCGTGACATCAGGGGCGTTCGCCGCCGGCTTGGAGTTGGCGGAGGAGGCGGGCGTCGGCGAAATCGGCGCCCAGATCGAGATGCGGGTCAACGCCTTGGAAGACGCCCTGCTCTCGTCCGGTGCCGAGATCGTCTCCGCGCGCCGGCGCCGGGCGGGAATCCTGGCGTTCACCGTGCCGGAGCACACCGCAGAGCAGGTGGGCGCGGCGTTGACCGCCGGCGGGATCGCGGCCACCATTCGGCCCGAACACGTGCGCCTCTCCCCGCATGCGACCACCTCGTTGGAGGTTGTCGACCGGCTTCGGGCGGCCCTGGGGTCATTGGCGACGCCCAGCAGGGTGGAAGTGACCACCCCGGCGAGCCCGGCCGGCGCCGTCACCCACGAGCTGCTGGCGTCGTTCATCCCCGCGGTACACGGGTTGGCGGCGATGCTGGGTCCGGGCAACGAAGTGCTGCTGCACGACTTCTCCCGGCTCCCCGATTCCATCGCGGCCATCGCCGGGGACCTCACCCACCGCACCGTGGGCGGACCGATGACGGACCTGCTCCTGGGCCTGATCCGCCGCGGCACCACCCAAGACCTCATCAACTACCGAACCAACAATCCCGACGGGCGCCCGATCCGGTCATCGACGGTGTTCCTCCGCGATGCCGACGGAGTCGCCATCGGCTGCTTGTGCGTGAACAGCGAACTCAGCGAATCGGTTTCAGAGGTGCCGCCGGACCGAGCGGAGAGCTTCCCCCCTGATGTGGACAGTCTGCAGCGCTTCCTGGTCGACCGCGCCATCACCAAGGTCGGCATCGAGCCCGCCCAGATGAAGA